The region ACGCCTACCTTGCCGCCACGGCGCGCTGGGCCGAACCGCTGCGGCTGGCGCGCCTGGCCGACTATCCGCACGTGACGCGCGTGCTGGCGGCACTCGAAGACGACCCCGGCGTGCGCTTTGCCCACGCCATCGAAGACGGCTTGCCGGCGACAAGCCGGGGCGGTTTCCGCGGCCACGTGGCGCTTGACCAACTGGCAGCGCCGGCCAGCTAACCGGCGGTCAACTCCCGCAGGAGCCGCCTCTTTATTGCTATGATGTCGGGCTGCCGGCGGTACTGCCGGCCTCGTCAATACCATATCGATAACGTCGCATTATAAAAACGGGAGTTTGAATGAGTTTACGTCTGCTGCTCTTGGGAGCATTCAGTGCCGCCATGGCCACCACCGCCGCCGCTGCGGAACCTGCGCCGGCCGCGCCGCGCGGTTTCACCGTCGAAGACATGGTCGCCATGGAGCGCGTCGGCAGCCCCGTGCTGTCGCCGGACGCCACGCGCGTCGTCTACACGGTGCGCAGCACCAACCTGGACAAGAATCGCGGCAATACGCAGCTGTGGCTGATCGACCTGCGCGCGCCCAACGCCGCGCCGCGCCAGCTCACGCGCAGTGAAGCGAGCGCCAGCGATCCGCAATGGTCGCCGAACGGCGACGCCATCTACTTCCTGTCCGGCCGCTCCGGCTCCTCGCAAGTATGGCAGCTGCCCCTGAACGGCGGCGAAGCGGCCAAGGTCACCGACCTGCCGCTCGACGTCGACACCTACCGCCTGTCGCCGCAGGGCGACCGCCTGGCCTTCAGCATGGGCGTCTACCTCGATTGCGCGGACCTCGCCTGCACGAAGAAGCGCCTCGATGACAAAGCGAAAAACAAGGCCAGCGGCATGGTCTACGACCAGATGTTCGTGCGCCACTGGGATACCTGGGCCGACGGCCGCCGCAACGCGCTGTACTCGGCGCCCATCGACGCCACCGGCAAGGTCAGCGCCGCGCCCGTCAGCCTGAGCGGCACCCTGGATGGCGACGCGCCATCGAAACCATTCGGCGACAACGGCGAATACCACTTCAGCCCGGACGGCAAGACGGTCGCCTTCTCGGTGCGCGTGGCCGGCCGTACGGAATCGTGGTCGACCAACTTCGACGTCTACACGATCCCCGCCGCCGGCGGCCAGGCGCCGCGCAATCTCACGGCCGACAATCCGGCCTGGGATGCGAAAGCCACGTACTCGCCCGATGGCCGCACGCTCGCGTATGTCGCCATGACCAAGCCGGGCTTCGAGGCCGACCGCTTCCACCTGGTCTTGATGGATGTCGCCACGGGCAAGAAACGCACCGTGGCCGATGACTGGGACCGCTCCGTGGCCGACTTCCGCTGGACGCCGGACGGCAAGGCCTTCCTCGTCGCCGCCGACGACGTGGGCCAGCACCGTCTGTTCCATATCGACGCGGCCAGCGGCAAGGTCAGCGCCCTGACGGGCAAGGGCGCCGTCGGCGACTTCGACGTGCGCGGCAATACCATCGTGCTGGCGCAGGCGAACCTGGCCTCGGGCGCGCAGCTGTACACGCGCAAGCTCGACGCCAAGTCGGAAACGGCGCCGATGGTCCAGCTGACGAAGCAGAATGCGCAAGCGCTGGCCAACGTGCGCTTCGGCGAATATGAGCAGTTCTCGTTCGCCGGCGCGAATGGCGAAACCGTCTACGGCCACGTCATGAAGCCGTGGAACGCCAAGGCCGGTGAAAAGTACCCGATCGCCTTCCTCGTCCATGGCGGCCCGCAAGGCAGCTTTGGCAATAGCTGGAGCTACCGCTGGAACCCGCAGGTGTATGCGGGCGCCGGCTACGCCACCGTCTTCATCGACTTCCACGGTTCGACCGGCTACGGCCAGAAGTTCACGGACTCCATCAGCGGCGACTGGGGCGGCAAGCCGCTGGTCGACCTGCAGAAAGGCCTGGAAGCGGCGACCAAGAAGTTCCCATGGCTGGACCGCGAACGCAGCTGCGCGCTGGGTGCCTCGTATGGCGGCTACATGATGAACTGGATCGCCGGCAACTGGCCGGACGGCTTCAAGTGCCTGGTCAACCACGACGGCGTGTTCGACAACCGCGGCATGGCTTACGCGACGGAAGAACTGTGGTTCACCGAGTGGGAAAACAGCGGTCCGTACTACGACGCGCCGGCCAAGCACGAGCAGTTCAATCCCGTCAACTTCGTGAAGAACTGGAAGACGCCGATGCTGGTGGTACAGGGCGACCTCGACTTCCGCATCCCTACCGCGCAAGGCCTGGGCACCTTCACGGCGCTGCAGCGCCAGGGCATCCCGAGCAAGCTGCTGGTCTTCCCCGATGAAAACCACTGGGTGCTGAAACCGGCCAATTCCCTGCTGTGGCATCACACGGTGCTCGATTGGTTGAATACGTACACAAAGAAATAAGCAGGTGAATGTCGGATTACGGCCTTTGGCCTCGGCGGCCCCGCCTAATCCGACCTACGTTCGCTCTTCATAACAAAAAAGCCGCACGGTGCATCCCAGCACCGCGCGGCTTTTTTCATGCGTAGGTCGGATTAGCGGCGCGCGCGCCGCGTGATCCGACACATCCACCATCGTTCAATACGCAGTGAGCGCCTTGGCGAACTTCACGATCCACAGCCGGCTTGGGCGTTCGCGGTCGTCGCCGCGCGCCACGCGGATGGTGTTGGCCGCATTGCAGCCGGCCGCGCTGCTGGTGACGATGGTGCCGTTGGCATCGACCGTGCACTTGGTCACGTCCGCATCCGCCACTTCCACGCCGTTGGCGTCATACACCTTGGTTTTCAGGCCGAAGTCGTTGTCGTTGGCCAGCGCGATGGTGGAGTCGTCGACCAGGGTCAGGCCTTCGGCCTTTTCCGCCGCCCAGCCGATGGCGTTCAAGTCCAGCAACAGGGTTTTCTTCAGCGGCGTGACGGCCGCCCAGTCGGCGCCATTGACGGCCACGCCGCCCATGCTGCTCTTCTCGAGGTCCGAGCTGGCGGCATTGTAGGCGGCGGCCGAGATATCGGTGGCGCCCTTCAATTCGACCAGCATCAGCTTGTTGAATACCTTGCCCGACGGCGCGGCGCCCTGCTCGATGACGAGGAACTTGCCACCGCCCAGCGCCACCATGTCACCCAGCTTGGCGTTGCCCGTGCGGCCATCCTGGTAGTCGGCCGCGTTAAGCGGATAGGCGAACATCTTGCCGCTGGTGCCCGCCACCGGGTCGAATTCGATCCAGCGCGTGAAGCGGGCGAAGCGCTCGACCTGCTCGGCCTTTTTCGTCACCGAGTACATGGCCGTGCCGTCCGTCAGGGGGCTTTGCAGGAAGGCGTACAGCTTGTCGTTGCTCGCGTCGAGCGTCATGCCTTCCATGCCGCGGTTGGCGCGGCGCTTGGCGAACAGCGCCGGCAAGCCCTTGCCCGGTTCATACTTGGCCTGGATCACGCCCGTGGCCGCGTCGATCTTGATGATGAAGGGGCCGTATTCGTCGGACACCCACAGCGCGTTACGCTTGGCGTCGACGACGATGGACTCCGAATCGAGGCCGCCCGCATTGAAGACAGCCTTGCCGCTCGCATCGAACTTCATCGCATCCATGACGGGAATCTCGGCCGAATTGCCGACCGCGCCCACGGGCACGGGCAAGCCCGAGCTGTTGACGCTGGCCGATACCTTGATCGGCGTTGACGAGGCCAGGACGGCGCCGTTCTTGCCTACCGTGATCACGCCAAACGATGGCGTGAAGCTGGGCGAGGGGAAGATCTTGCTGCCGATGGTGCCCTTGCCCGATGGATCGGGCACCAGCGGGCCATCGCCGTTCGGGCCGCGGTCCGTCAAGCCATAGAATTCCAGGTCGCCGTTTGCATTCTTGCCCTTGTAGGCCAGGCCCGAGCCATACGATGGCAGGAAACCGTTCGGGAATTCGCCCTTGATCTTCGCGTTCGCGCCTTCGTACGGCACGTAGAATTTGTCGGCCGCCTGGATCTGGTAGCGCGTCACCGTCACTTTCACTTCGCCGACGGGATTGGCCTGCGTCAGCGCTTCGTTGACGGGAGCGCCCACCTTCGAGGCCAGCGTATCTTCGAAATGCTCGCGCACGAGGGCGCGGCGTTCCGCATCGACGCCGCGGGCGGCGAATTTCGCGCCCAGGCCGGCCAGGTGCCCGGCCAGCGCCGTGTTGAAGACGGCCGGCGCGGCGGCAAAGTCCAGCGTCTTGCCGGCCAGCGCCGCCTTCACTTCGGCCGTGAGCTTGATGCCGTTCGACGGATCGCTGTCCTCGTCGAGCAATTGCAGCGCCATCAGGCGGTTGACGACCTTGTCGTCCGCCACATTCGTGCTGGCGGCCAGCGCCAGCGGCGTGACGACGGCGCCGCACGGCGCCGAGCCGAGGGCCAGGCCGCCCACGCTGAACGCCACCGTGTCACCAGGATTGCAGGTGAATTCGCCCTTGGCGTTGGTGCTGGCCTTGGCCGCGCTGCCCGCCACGTAATCGAGGCCTTCCACCGCGCCGTCGAGGAACACGCCCGTCTGCGCCACCGGCTTGGCCGGTTCATTGTGGCTGTCGCTGCCGCCGCAGGCGGCCAGGGTCAGGCTGGCGGCCAAGGCCAGCAGGGTCAGTTTCGGGGTCGACGTTACAGCAGTGTTCATGCATTCCTCGGCTAGGGTGGGGATTCAAGCCGTGGAGAGTAACTGGGCAAAATGACAAGCCGATGACAGCCTTCAGGAGGCCTGTGGCGCATCCGCCACGGGTCCGCCGATGCCGCCGAAGCGGCCATCGGCCTGGCGCCGGAATTGCTTGGGCGTGACGCCCTTCACCTGCAGGAAGCGGCGGTTGAAATTGGCCACGTTCTGGAAGCCCACGTCGTAGCAGACGTTCGACACGTACTGGTCGGTATCCATCAGCAGCTGGCACGCCTTGTTGATGCGCAAACGGCTGACGAAATCCGTGAAGCTGTTGCCCGTCGCCTTGCGGAAGAAGCGCGAGAATTTACTCAGCGACATGCCCACCTGCTCGGCGAGCATTTCCGCCGAAATCGGTTCGCGGTAGTTGTCCGTGATGTAGTTGAGCACCGAATTGACCTTGGCCAGGGTGGCGTCGTCATCGTACGAGCGCAGGGAAGCGCTCGACAGCAACCGGTAGTTGGCCGTGCGCGCCAGTGTGCTCATCAATTGCACGAATTCCGCGAAGCGCTCGGCGCCGTGCGTGGCGCGGATGCGCGCCAGATGGCGCTGCGCCTCCTGGCCCATGCCGAAAAACTCCACGCCATAGCTGGAACGCTCGAGCAGCGGCAGCAGCTCGCGCAGTTCGGGGATGACGCGCGCGGCGCCGGCCAGCGGCGCGTGGGCAAACTGCACGATCATGTCGCGCAGGGCCACGCCGCCTTCCGGCACGACGTTCGAGATCCAGTTATGCGGCAAGCGGGGGCCCGTCAGCACCAAGTGGCCGGGCGAGAATTCGCCGATATAGTCGCCCACGAACAGGCGTCCGCTGGTGGCGACGATCAGGTGCAGCTCGTACTCCTCGTGGCAGTGCCAGCGCACGCGCGAACTGGGATAGCCGTGTTCCAGGTAGTTGATGATGCCGTCGTAGCTTTCGCGCTCCAGCTCGGGCGCCTTGCGCTCGCCGTCCTTCTGCCATTGGTGTTCCATGCTCGTCTCTCTCGGGCTGTCCCCGCCCGTGCCATCCAATGTACCTCAAAAAGCCTCACTCGCCAAAACGGCCCAGCGCCTGCTGGCGGAATTCCTTCGGCGTCATGCCCTTCAACTCCAGGAAGCGCCGGTTGAAGTTGGCCACATTGTTGAAGCCCGCCTCGTAGCAGATGTTGCTGACGTAGCGCTCCGTCTCCATCAGCAGCTGGCACGCCTTGTTGATGCGCAGGCGGTTGACGAAGTCCGTGAAGCTGTTGCCGGTGGCGCTGCGAAAAAAGCGCGAAAACGTCCGCTCGGGCATGTCCACCTGCTCGGCCAGCTGTTTCAGCGAGAACTGGCTGCTGTAATTGTGCACGATGAAATTGATGGCGGAACTGATGCGCGCCAGCGCCACGTCGTCGTCGCTCGACTGCATCGGCACCGTCGACAGCAGCTGGTAGTCGCTGGTCTGCGCCAGCTCGCCCAGCAGGGTCAGGAATTCGATGAAGCGCGGCAGGCCGCTCGTGTCGCGGATGCGCTGGAAGCGCCGCAGCGACTGCTCGCTGGCGCCGAAGAACTCCACGCCGTGCAGGGCGCGCTGCAGCAGCGGAAAGATACCCTTCAGTTCGGGGATGGCGGCCGCCATCGAGGCCAGCGGCGGATGGCCGAACTGGATCACCATGTCGCGCAGGGCCACGCCCTCGGGCGGCGTGTCGAGCGAGACCCAGTTGTGCGGTACGCGCGGCCCCGTCAGCACCAGGTGGCCAGGCGTGAACTGGCCGATGTAGTCGCCGACGAAGACCTTGCCGCTCGATTCGACGATCAGGTGCAGCTCGTACTCGTCATGGTAATGCCAGCGCACCAGCGAATTCGGAAAGCCGTGCTCGAGGTAGCGGATGAAGCCGAAACTGCCTTTCGGCTCGAAGCCGGGCGTGGCGTCGCGCTGCTGCTCCAGCTCCATCTGCGGCTGCGGATACTCGGCCTTGCGTGCCATGGCGCGCCCTCCCCCTCAGTTGACGGCCTGTTCCAGCGCGGCGCGCGCGCCCAGCCCGTACAGGCTGGCCAGCGACTGCCCCACCGCCTGCGTGAACGCGGGCGTGTCGCTCAAGTCGCCGAACAGCTCGCGC is a window of Janthinobacterium sp. 1_2014MBL_MicDiv DNA encoding:
- a CDS encoding S9 family peptidase, encoding MSLRLLLLGAFSAAMATTAAAAEPAPAAPRGFTVEDMVAMERVGSPVLSPDATRVVYTVRSTNLDKNRGNTQLWLIDLRAPNAAPRQLTRSEASASDPQWSPNGDAIYFLSGRSGSSQVWQLPLNGGEAAKVTDLPLDVDTYRLSPQGDRLAFSMGVYLDCADLACTKKRLDDKAKNKASGMVYDQMFVRHWDTWADGRRNALYSAPIDATGKVSAAPVSLSGTLDGDAPSKPFGDNGEYHFSPDGKTVAFSVRVAGRTESWSTNFDVYTIPAAGGQAPRNLTADNPAWDAKATYSPDGRTLAYVAMTKPGFEADRFHLVLMDVATGKKRTVADDWDRSVADFRWTPDGKAFLVAADDVGQHRLFHIDAASGKVSALTGKGAVGDFDVRGNTIVLAQANLASGAQLYTRKLDAKSETAPMVQLTKQNAQALANVRFGEYEQFSFAGANGETVYGHVMKPWNAKAGEKYPIAFLVHGGPQGSFGNSWSYRWNPQVYAGAGYATVFIDFHGSTGYGQKFTDSISGDWGGKPLVDLQKGLEAATKKFPWLDRERSCALGASYGGYMMNWIAGNWPDGFKCLVNHDGVFDNRGMAYATEELWFTEWENSGPYYDAPAKHEQFNPVNFVKNWKTPMLVVQGDLDFRIPTAQGLGTFTALQRQGIPSKLLVFPDENHWVLKPANSLLWHHTVLDWLNTYTKK
- a CDS encoding esterase-like activity of phytase family protein, with product MNTAVTSTPKLTLLALAASLTLAACGGSDSHNEPAKPVAQTGVFLDGAVEGLDYVAGSAAKASTNAKGEFTCNPGDTVAFSVGGLALGSAPCGAVVTPLALAASTNVADDKVVNRLMALQLLDEDSDPSNGIKLTAEVKAALAGKTLDFAAAPAVFNTALAGHLAGLGAKFAARGVDAERRALVREHFEDTLASKVGAPVNEALTQANPVGEVKVTVTRYQIQAADKFYVPYEGANAKIKGEFPNGFLPSYGSGLAYKGKNANGDLEFYGLTDRGPNGDGPLVPDPSGKGTIGSKIFPSPSFTPSFGVITVGKNGAVLASSTPIKVSASVNSSGLPVPVGAVGNSAEIPVMDAMKFDASGKAVFNAGGLDSESIVVDAKRNALWVSDEYGPFIIKIDAATGVIQAKYEPGKGLPALFAKRRANRGMEGMTLDASNDKLYAFLQSPLTDGTAMYSVTKKAEQVERFARFTRWIEFDPVAGTSGKMFAYPLNAADYQDGRTGNAKLGDMVALGGGKFLVIEQGAAPSGKVFNKLMLVELKGATDISAAAYNAASSDLEKSSMGGVAVNGADWAAVTPLKKTLLLDLNAIGWAAEKAEGLTLVDDSTIALANDNDFGLKTKVYDANGVEVADADVTKCTVDANGTIVTSSAAGCNAANTIRVARGDDRERPSRLWIVKFAKALTAY
- a CDS encoding helix-turn-helix domain-containing protein, which encodes MEHQWQKDGERKAPELERESYDGIINYLEHGYPSSRVRWHCHEEYELHLIVATSGRLFVGDYIGEFSPGHLVLTGPRLPHNWISNVVPEGGVALRDMIVQFAHAPLAGAARVIPELRELLPLLERSSYGVEFFGMGQEAQRHLARIRATHGAERFAEFVQLMSTLARTANYRLLSSASLRSYDDDATLAKVNSVLNYITDNYREPISAEMLAEQVGMSLSKFSRFFRKATGNSFTDFVSRLRINKACQLLMDTDQYVSNVCYDVGFQNVANFNRRFLQVKGVTPKQFRRQADGRFGGIGGPVADAPQAS
- a CDS encoding helix-turn-helix domain-containing protein encodes the protein MARKAEYPQPQMELEQQRDATPGFEPKGSFGFIRYLEHGFPNSLVRWHYHDEYELHLIVESSGKVFVGDYIGQFTPGHLVLTGPRVPHNWVSLDTPPEGVALRDMVIQFGHPPLASMAAAIPELKGIFPLLQRALHGVEFFGASEQSLRRFQRIRDTSGLPRFIEFLTLLGELAQTSDYQLLSTVPMQSSDDDVALARISSAINFIVHNYSSQFSLKQLAEQVDMPERTFSRFFRSATGNSFTDFVNRLRINKACQLLMETERYVSNICYEAGFNNVANFNRRFLELKGMTPKEFRQQALGRFGE